TTCATAATCGGCATCGCCGAGCAGGCTGATGCCGCGCAGCGAGAGCGTGTCGCACACTGCGGCAAGCTCAGGATCGGCAATGGTTTCCGAGAGGGCGCGGCGCAGGATGATGAGGTCCCTGGCCGGCGTCGCGGCGCCGGTGATGAACGGCAGGCCCGGTCCCCGGGGCGTCTCCGCGAGGATTCGTACGCCCGCGACACGATCGGGATCGAAACGCAGGGTATTGCCGAAGGTGACGCAATCGATCGCCGCGACATCCGCCTCTCCGCTCGAAACCGCGTCGATGCTCGCCCGGTGGCCACCGGTCTCCTTGACCGAGGAGAAGAACCGGCCATCGACGGCATGCGGCGCCACGAAGGCCCGAAACAGGTTGTAGCCGGAATTGCTGCCGGGTTCATTGATGGCGGCCCGTGCGCCGCGCAGTGCATCGAGCCCATAACCGCGAATACGCTTACCGAGCACCTCCCAGAACAGCCGCGTCGCCTCCGCAATCGGGGCCGGGCTGACATACATGGCGAGACTGGCAAGCGACATCGGGAAGACTCCGGAAAAACAGTTCGAAAACCTATGCGATACATAGATTTAAACTTTGGAACACCGCCTCGTTGACGAATCTAGCGAGGCGATCAACCCCGAGCGACGGAAACGCCTGACAAAAATGATCGCGACCCCCAGCGTTGCGCGAGATCCAGGCATTCGCGCCAGGAAACGATGGCACCCGTGGTTGAAACGCTGCGGAGAGAGACGGCCGCGCAGGCGTGGGCAAGGCGGAGGCTCTCTTGCGTGCTCCAGCTTTCGTGAATGCCGTAGAGCATGCCGGCTGCAAAGGCATCGCCGGCACCGTTTGCTCCCTTGATCTCGGATTCCGGAATAGCCACGGAAGGCAGGACCGTCCGTTCGCCATCGCGCGTTACCACGATTGCGAAGGTTGGGCAGTGTACCGCGACGAGCTTCATCGCGCCCTTTTCAAGCACCGCACGCGCCGCCCGTTCGCAGGCATCTTGATCCGTCGTATCACCACGGATCGTCTCGATACCGGCAATTGCCCCGATCTCCAGGTCGTTGACGACAAGGAAATCGAGATGCGGCAGGCAGGGCATCACCAGGGCGGCCATCAGCCGCTTTTCGACGCTCGCAAGCTCCAGATTGGTCATCAGACCCGCGGCCCGCGCCGCCTTGAGGACTGCGACCCATCCGTTCGGTTCGTCCTTCCACGGCGCATCGAGAATACGGTGCACCCCGGGCAGACCGAGATGCAGATAGCGCATCGTTGTGGTCGAAAAGTTGAAGTGATCGGGCGTCAGAAGGGCCGCGGTACCCGCATGGAAGATGTGGGTACGCCGATGCGACTTGCGCGAGACATAGGCATCGCAGAACTGCGTGGCAGCATCCGTTACCACCATCTGGCTGACATCAAGCCCCGCCGCCGCGGCGGTATCCCTGAGATAGCGGCCATCGTCGTCATCCCCGACAAGCCCGATCGTCTCGATCGGGATCGACGGGTCGAGATGCTTGATGTCAAGCGCCAGGTTGCAGCTCGATCCACCGCCATGGCGCTCTTCCTCGAAGAGCTCGGCGAGGCCGTCCTCGCCCGGCCAATGGCTGACGCTGCGGTTATAATCCACGCACCATGTACCGCCGGTGAGAATACCCCGCCTCTCGCTCATCATTTGGTCTGTTCCGCCTTGAGGACGGCTTCGGTGACGGCGTTGTCGGCGGAAAGGTCGCGGTGCGGCGCAATGCCGTCCTTCTGCAGGCTGCCGTGATAGGCCTTGACCGCCTCTCCCGGCAGGATACTGCCGGAAGCGACCTCGCGCATGAACCGCACCATGGCAAGCGGATCTTCCGCCAGATTGATCTTGCGGCCGAAGAGTGCGACGCGGGCACCATATTTTTCGGCCTGATAGAGCAGCTCGAAGCAATCGCGGGTCGTGCCGGCTCCGCCGCCGAGAACGCCGACGATGACACTCGGATCGTACGATGCGAGTTCATCCAGCGCCTTTGCGCCATTGTACGGGATCTTCAGGAACTGCGGACGATCCGCTTTCATCACGCCCGCAAGGCAGCGCATCATGACGTCGTTGACGTAATGCGGCTGCAGCTCCGGATCGATCCCGGAATCGACGTTCGGGTTGAAGACCTCGAGGAAGTATTTGAAATTGTTGCGCGCGGCATCGTCGCGAAAATCGGCGAACGCTTCCAGCGCGTGATAGTCATGGTCGAGATCGTTGTTGAAGGTGATGGAATAGAGGCCGAGATCCGTGCCGGTGATCGGAGCGCCGGGGGCGGGATCGATGGTGCCGGTGGCGACACGGGAGAGCGACGCGGAGCGGAACGCCCGGGACGGCTGCTTGGCATAGGTCGCACCGCGGCAAACCCAGACATCCGTCGTGTCATTGGCGCGGATCGCCGGCTTGACCGCACTGCCCCGGAAGACGCCCATGTCGGTCAGTGCTTCCATGTTGGAGGCCGATGTCAGCATGATATCGACGATATCCTGCT
This genomic stretch from Pararhizobium capsulatum DSM 1112 harbors:
- a CDS encoding phosphate/phosphite/phosphonate ABC transporter substrate-binding protein; translated protein: MSLASLAMYVSPAPIAEATRLFWEVLGKRIRGYGLDALRGARAAINEPGSNSGYNLFRAFVAPHAVDGRFFSSVKETGGHRASIDAVSSGEADVAAIDCVTFGNTLRFDPDRVAGVRILAETPRGPGLPFITGAATPARDLIILRRALSETIADPELAAVCDTLSLRGISLLGDADYEVLAELDREAADQGYPTIA
- a CDS encoding carbohydrate kinase family protein, whose amino-acid sequence is MMSERRGILTGGTWCVDYNRSVSHWPGEDGLAELFEEERHGGGSSCNLALDIKHLDPSIPIETIGLVGDDDDGRYLRDTAAAAGLDVSQMVVTDAATQFCDAYVSRKSHRRTHIFHAGTAALLTPDHFNFSTTTMRYLHLGLPGVHRILDAPWKDEPNGWVAVLKAARAAGLMTNLELASVEKRLMAALVMPCLPHLDFLVVNDLEIGAIAGIETIRGDTTDQDACERAARAVLEKGAMKLVAVHCPTFAIVVTRDGERTVLPSVAIPESEIKGANGAGDAFAAGMLYGIHESWSTQESLRLAHACAAVSLRSVSTTGAIVSWRECLDLAQRWGSRSFLSGVSVARG